From Chloroflexota bacterium, the proteins below share one genomic window:
- a CDS encoding class I SAM-dependent methyltransferase, translated as MQSWSDDIQQQAAVFNAIGADYEVMFGNNQDQQDLSQWLADLLEPNSKVLDSGCGTGIPTAQTLAKAGHEVTCLEISASMLNLARQNVPNGQYVLDSVNHVNFEPASFDAVVSFFALLMLRRSDIEHALQQFHHWLKPAGLLLLSMVEGDFDYIQIVLGDQPVFVTAYPQAQLEALITKSGFQILETRLQHYVPHHGATPETQIFIVAQRD; from the coding sequence ATGCAATCGTGGTCGGATGATATTCAGCAACAAGCCGCCGTGTTTAACGCGATTGGGGCCGATTATGAGGTGATGTTTGGCAATAATCAAGATCAACAGGATCTCAGTCAATGGTTGGCTGATCTGTTGGAGCCAAACTCGAAAGTACTCGATTCCGGCTGTGGTACAGGCATTCCCACCGCCCAAACCTTGGCCAAAGCTGGCCATGAAGTAACCTGTCTCGAAATTTCAGCTTCAATGCTCAATTTGGCGCGGCAAAATGTGCCCAATGGCCAATATGTGCTCGACAGCGTTAATCACGTTAATTTTGAGCCTGCCTCATTTGATGCAGTTGTCTCGTTTTTTGCCTTGCTGATGCTGCGCCGCAGTGATATTGAGCATGCGTTACAGCAATTCCATCATTGGCTCAAACCTGCTGGCTTGTTGCTGCTCTCCATGGTCGAAGGCGATTTTGATTATATTCAAATTGTGCTCGGCGATCAGCCAGTCTTTGTGACGGCCTACCCTCAAGCCCAACTTGAAGCCTTGATCACCAAATCAGGCTTCCAAATTCTCGAAACCCGCCTGCAACATTATGTTCCCCACCATGGCGCAACTCCTGAAACCCAAATTTTCATCGTCGCCCAACGCGATTAA
- a CDS encoding META domain-containing protein has product MRRTFTIFALLAVLAGCGGATTPTAMPTNVPTVDVSQPGATGLAGSSWNVLQINGQPIKGTQALPLTFELDGRASGHSGCNGYSGEAKVAGEQLTLGPLMSTKMACAENELQQQETTLFQALEKVTSYKITGDKLSLLDASGTVVVELVQQA; this is encoded by the coding sequence ATGCGCCGCACGTTTACGATATTTGCTCTCTTAGCTGTTTTGGCTGGCTGTGGTGGTGCGACCACACCAACCGCGATGCCAACCAATGTGCCCACCGTTGATGTCTCACAGCCTGGTGCTACTGGCTTGGCTGGCTCAAGCTGGAATGTTTTGCAAATCAATGGTCAACCAATTAAAGGTACACAAGCCTTACCTTTAACTTTTGAATTGGATGGCCGCGCTTCAGGTCATAGTGGCTGTAATGGCTATTCGGGCGAGGCCAAAGTTGCTGGCGAACAGTTGACCCTTGGCCCATTGATGTCAACCAAGATGGCTTGTGCTGAAAACGAATTGCAACAACAAGAAACCACCTTGTTTCAGGCACTAGAAAAAGTAACTAGCTATAAGATTACTGGCGATAAGCTGAGTTTGCTGGATGCAAGTGGCACAGTGGTGGTCGAATTGGTCCAACAAGCCTAA
- a CDS encoding SpoIIE family protein phosphatase yields the protein MLASFDRGTRLSKHRMVALGWAAMLFLLASASIIWQGLPVFNSATLPVAGALLLLLDGLAVRDRSNQPLSLSGIVLLAVALISTPSTTLVLAAASGLCIRLGRLARSRYEEWGRRALESGARTLGIALVLPFINDFGLWSKLIILIISYIVVVQGARLIFALLWDGKQITMGTWQVSAPNIFSIEILPLPLAAIGAQMAEDFPFNLVAISAAGLVGSAWMVQRASRSLGLQRRTVAELGQINAISRAIIRAELDVDSLCQLVYGEASKVVDTSNFRLGLFEGRFFELKVRVQDGHHEPPLRVELPNDRGIVSWIRRTGRSLLVEDFDSEMDRLPAQPTYQAEYPPRSGVYIPLMTGDEVLGTISIQSSEPRAFDTDDLRLLSLIADQAAVAIDKARAYSAARRRAAQLATIGEVSRQVTAILDLDRLLPSVVHRIRVSFGYSQVHLFTFDELHQQLFFRASTASDSPFWQRQGKRLPLGLGIVGHVAVTGEPMLVNDVREEPRFLPDQHGIAAELAVPMRVGQQLLGVLDVQSESYGAFDENDFFVVQTLADQIAIAIDSASVFQSQQEEAWVLNALLQSAENFAWVSEISEMLYLSVRLPALLVGCERALCLLWQRESNRWILAEGWGLTNEQRQSIGASATDEQVPWLERMRSEGESFAAELVDLEQLSSAGLVPYSSYGAVLAQPLNSRGATLGVLLLEQCGHDETWLPRQITIAAGIAGQAAAAIESALLAQIEAARQHIEQEISVAREIQMSLLPSRLPQLAGWDSGAHWNLARQVGGDFYDFWSFRSGPSAGEMGFVIADVSDKGVPAALFMALSRSLVRGAALDGSPPSQAIERANRWIMRDSQSYMFVTLFYGIINPVTGRLRYTCAGHNPPLLYRAATGQIEQLRTPGIALGVIDDAVLGEAETIIELGDVLVCYTDGVTEAVDSTMDEWGVPRLMETIHQTAHCDAATMLHTISSRLAAHTGDLPAFDDLTLVVIKRLADANQPV from the coding sequence ATGTTAGCCAGTTTTGATCGTGGAACCCGACTCTCGAAACATCGCATGGTGGCCCTTGGTTGGGCTGCCATGCTCTTTTTGTTGGCAAGTGCCAGCATTATTTGGCAAGGCTTGCCAGTTTTCAACTCGGCTACCTTGCCAGTAGCTGGCGCGTTATTGCTGTTGCTCGATGGCTTGGCAGTGCGTGATCGTTCGAACCAACCGCTTAGCCTCTCCGGCATTGTGCTCTTGGCCGTGGCGTTGATTAGCACGCCCAGCACAACCTTGGTTTTAGCCGCCGCCTCAGGTTTATGCATTCGGCTGGGTCGTTTGGCCCGCTCACGCTACGAAGAATGGGGCCGCCGCGCCCTTGAGTCTGGCGCACGTACCTTGGGCATCGCGCTCGTACTGCCATTTATCAACGATTTTGGGTTGTGGTCAAAATTGATCATACTCATCATCAGTTATATTGTGGTGGTTCAAGGCGCACGCTTGATCTTTGCTTTGCTCTGGGATGGCAAGCAAATCACCATGGGCACGTGGCAGGTCAGCGCTCCCAACATTTTCTCAATCGAAATTTTGCCTTTGCCGCTAGCAGCAATTGGTGCTCAAATGGCCGAAGATTTTCCCTTTAATTTGGTGGCAATCTCGGCAGCAGGCTTAGTTGGCAGCGCATGGATGGTGCAACGCGCCAGTCGATCATTAGGTTTGCAGCGCCGCACCGTGGCTGAACTTGGCCAAATCAATGCGATCAGTCGCGCGATCATTCGGGCCGAATTAGATGTTGATTCGTTGTGCCAGTTGGTCTATGGCGAGGCCAGCAAGGTTGTCGATACCAGCAATTTTCGCTTGGGCTTGTTTGAAGGCCGTTTCTTTGAACTCAAAGTGCGGGTGCAAGATGGCCATCATGAGCCACCCTTGCGCGTCGAACTCCCCAATGATCGTGGCATCGTCAGTTGGATTCGGCGCACAGGTCGCTCGTTGTTGGTCGAAGATTTTGACAGCGAAATGGATCGCTTGCCAGCTCAGCCAACCTACCAAGCCGAATATCCGCCACGTTCAGGGGTCTATATTCCGTTGATGACTGGTGACGAGGTTTTGGGCACAATTTCGATCCAAAGCAGCGAACCTCGCGCCTTTGATACCGACGATTTACGCTTGCTCTCGCTGATTGCCGACCAAGCTGCGGTTGCGATTGACAAGGCACGCGCCTACTCAGCAGCTCGTCGTCGTGCTGCCCAACTAGCCACAATCGGCGAAGTTAGCCGCCAAGTTACGGCGATTCTCGATTTGGATCGTTTGTTGCCTTCAGTTGTCCATCGGATTCGGGTCAGCTTTGGTTATTCGCAAGTACATCTTTTTACCTTTGATGAATTGCATCAACAGCTTTTCTTCCGTGCCAGCACTGCCAGCGATAGCCCATTTTGGCAACGCCAAGGCAAACGCTTACCATTAGGCCTGGGCATCGTTGGCCATGTCGCCGTCACTGGCGAGCCAATGCTGGTCAATGATGTACGCGAAGAGCCGCGTTTCTTGCCCGATCAACATGGCATCGCCGCCGAATTAGCTGTACCCATGCGAGTTGGCCAGCAGTTGCTCGGCGTGTTGGATGTACAAAGCGAGAGCTACGGCGCGTTTGATGAAAATGATTTCTTCGTGGTGCAAACCCTCGCCGATCAAATTGCCATCGCGATTGATAGCGCCTCGGTCTTCCAATCACAACAAGAGGAAGCTTGGGTGCTCAACGCCTTGTTGCAATCAGCCGAAAATTTTGCCTGGGTCAGCGAGATCAGCGAAATGCTCTATCTCAGCGTGCGCTTGCCAGCCTTGTTGGTTGGTTGCGAACGCGCCTTATGTCTTCTTTGGCAGCGTGAAAGCAATCGCTGGATTTTGGCTGAAGGCTGGGGCTTGACCAATGAACAACGCCAATCAATTGGTGCGAGTGCCACCGATGAGCAAGTGCCCTGGCTCGAACGCATGCGCTCCGAAGGCGAATCATTTGCAGCCGAGTTGGTCGATCTCGAACAGCTTTCGAGCGCAGGCTTAGTGCCCTACAGCAGCTATGGCGCAGTGCTGGCCCAACCGCTCAACTCGCGCGGGGCCACGCTGGGGGTGCTGTTGTTAGAACAATGCGGCCACGACGAAACGTGGCTGCCACGCCAAATTACCATCGCCGCCGGAATTGCCGGCCAAGCTGCGGCAGCAATTGAAAGTGCCTTACTGGCGCAAATTGAAGCTGCCCGCCAACATATTGAACAGGAAATTAGCGTTGCCCGTGAAATTCAAATGAGCTTGTTGCCCTCACGCTTGCCGCAACTCGCAGGCTGGGATAGCGGCGCACATTGGAATTTGGCCCGCCAAGTTGGCGGCGATTTCTACGACTTTTGGAGTTTTCGCAGCGGGCCTTCAGCAGGCGAGATGGGCTTTGTGATTGCCGATGTCTCGGATAAGGGCGTACCTGCGGCCTTGTTTATGGCACTTTCGCGCTCGTTAGTGCGTGGTGCGGCGCTTGACGGCTCGCCACCATCACAGGCGATCGAACGTGCCAACCGCTGGATTATGCGCGACAGCCAATCGTATATGTTCGTAACGCTTTTCTACGGAATTATTAATCCAGTGACTGGGCGTTTGCGCTACACTTGTGCTGGGCATAATCCGCCATTGCTGTATCGCGCCGCTACAGGCCAGATTGAGCAATTGCGCACACCTGGAATTGCCTTGGGCGTAATCGATGATGCAGTTTTAGGCGAAGCTGAAACGATTATTGAATTAGGCGATGTTTTGGTCTGTTATACCGATGGCGTAACCGAGGCAGTTGATAGTACAATGGATGAGTGGGGCGTGCCACGTTTGATGGAGACGATTCATCAGACCGCCCACTGCGATGCAGCGACTATGTTGCATACAATTAGTAGTCGCCTTGCAGCGCATACTGGCGATTTACCAGCCTTCGATGACCTTACTTTAGTGGTGATTAAACGGCTGGCCGATGCCAATCAACCTGTTTGA
- a CDS encoding STAS domain-containing protein, with protein MDITHKAYNRVDVITVSGRLAAETKDALNDKINQIFEENRHLIVLDLENLEYISSPGLRVLIEARKKAREWKLSELDRGDVRIANLPQRIREVFDLTGFTPLFQIYDDLVEAVGSF; from the coding sequence ATGGATATTACCCATAAAGCCTATAATCGCGTTGATGTTATCACAGTGTCAGGGCGCTTGGCTGCAGAGACCAAAGATGCCCTGAACGATAAGATTAACCAGATTTTCGAGGAAAATCGCCATTTGATCGTCCTCGATCTCGAAAACTTAGAGTATATCAGCAGCCCAGGTTTACGGGTGTTGATCGAAGCTCGCAAAAAAGCCCGCGAATGGAAATTAAGCGAACTCGACCGTGGTGATGTGCGGATTGCCAATCTGCCTCAACGGATTCGCGAAGTATTCGACTTGACTGGCTTCACGCCATTGTTCCAAATTTACGACGACTTGGTGGAAGCTGTTGGTAGCTTCTAG
- a CDS encoding DUF4345 domain-containing protein, which translates to MQRTSLVGLKIVLVLVGSMSLYISLDFGLGGFETLGWQGAPPQVADPNNLRYTVHDSHFRFLAGVFGTLGVSILLAVRDLAKHRLLLQTIFTAFIVGGLLRFSANNLEILFSGELLLALIAEIGLMLGLHWWLHQALKTH; encoded by the coding sequence ATGCAACGAACAAGTTTAGTTGGCTTAAAAATCGTGTTGGTCTTGGTGGGATCAATGAGTTTGTATATTAGTCTTGATTTTGGGCTAGGTGGCTTTGAAACGCTCGGTTGGCAGGGCGCACCGCCGCAAGTCGCCGATCCAAACAATCTGCGGTATACCGTCCACGATAGCCATTTTCGCTTTTTGGCAGGAGTTTTTGGCACACTTGGGGTGAGCATCCTACTGGCCGTGCGCGATTTGGCCAAACATCGCTTGCTATTGCAAACCATTTTTACGGCGTTTATTGTTGGTGGCTTGCTCCGTTTCAGTGCCAACAATCTTGAGATCTTGTTCAGTGGCGAATTATTGCTAGCGCTGATTGCCGAAATTGGCTTGATGTTGGGGCTGCACTGGTGGCTGCATCAAGCCTTGAAAACGCATTAA
- a CDS encoding anti-sigma factor antagonist (This anti-anti-sigma factor, or anti-sigma factor antagonist, belongs to a family that includes characterized members SpoIIAA, RsbV, RsfA, and RsfB.): MAQTAELKLPGLLDSLGALCKFAYQAALDAGLNEHTAWEIELAVDEAATNIIQHAYSAERPGDVRLVCGRDGSRFVVRLFDRGVPFDPETVPPPDLTSSIETREAGGLGMYLMGRMMDDVQFNYNPETGENELHMSKIVGTRLPEDVRVVPVQGRIDATAAPALATIVHEAAETGGRRILLDLTGVTFLSSSGLRILLLLARELKGSNGELRLCSLQPAVAEVFTLTGFTQIFTIHRTRDEALAALADVE, from the coding sequence ATGGCGCAAACCGCTGAACTTAAACTGCCAGGGCTGCTCGATTCGCTCGGTGCTCTGTGTAAGTTTGCCTATCAGGCAGCACTTGATGCTGGGCTTAACGAACATACGGCGTGGGAAATTGAATTGGCAGTTGATGAAGCCGCCACCAATATCATCCAACACGCCTACTCTGCTGAACGTCCCGGTGATGTTCGCTTGGTCTGCGGACGCGATGGCAGCCGTTTTGTAGTACGACTGTTCGATCGCGGGGTTCCTTTTGATCCTGAAACTGTTCCTCCTCCAGATCTCACCTCATCAATCGAAACTCGCGAGGCTGGCGGCCTCGGAATGTATTTGATGGGCAGGATGATGGATGATGTGCAATTCAATTACAATCCTGAAACTGGTGAAAACGAGTTACACATGAGTAAAATCGTTGGGACACGACTGCCCGAAGATGTGCGGGTTGTGCCAGTTCAAGGCCGGATTGATGCCACGGCAGCACCAGCCTTAGCGACGATTGTCCATGAGGCCGCCGAAACTGGCGGGCGGCGCATCTTGCTTGATCTTACGGGCGTAACCTTTTTAAGCAGCAGCGGTCTGCGGATTTTGCTGTTGTTGGCTCGCGAACTCAAAGGCTCCAACGGCGAACTACGCTTGTGTTCATTGCAACCAGCGGTAGCCGAGGTCTTTACCCTGACAGGATTCACCCAAATCTTTACCATTCACCGCACTCGTGATGAAGCGCTTGCAGCGTTGGCAGATGTTGAGTAA
- a CDS encoding SDR family oxidoreductase, with amino-acid sequence MRLLNKHVIITGGSSGIGFATAQRILARGASVSLIARNRIRLVEAAERLQPLINRAGQRIEIATADVRVRHDVSQAIADLIQRAGPCDVLIAAAGGVQAGPFQQLDDQVFRDLMDLNYFGTLHAIRAVVPHMQNRRVGSIVAISSVAGLVGAFGYSAYTPTKFAIRGLMEVLRPELKAYNITTSVVYPSDIQTEVGQTSSNGDSSLSNQQPINADRIAQAIVRGILKRRFIITADAQSSWLVRVGNLAAPILNRFFDRPVKRSQQQPKPHEDNTPPTGLV; translated from the coding sequence GTGCGTCTCCTAAATAAACATGTGATCATCACTGGTGGCTCCAGCGGCATTGGCTTTGCCACAGCCCAACGCATTTTGGCCCGCGGAGCCTCGGTTTCGTTGATCGCTCGCAATCGGATTCGGTTGGTCGAGGCTGCCGAACGCTTACAACCCTTGATCAATCGGGCTGGGCAGCGGATCGAAATTGCCACCGCCGATGTGCGAGTTCGCCATGATGTCAGTCAAGCCATCGCCGATCTGATTCAACGGGCTGGTCCATGTGATGTGTTGATCGCTGCCGCTGGTGGCGTTCAAGCTGGGCCATTTCAACAACTTGATGATCAAGTCTTTCGTGATCTGATGGATTTAAATTATTTTGGTACGCTGCACGCGATTCGTGCGGTTGTGCCACATATGCAAAATCGCCGGGTTGGCTCGATTGTCGCGATTTCATCAGTGGCTGGTTTAGTGGGGGCGTTTGGCTATAGTGCCTACACTCCTACTAAATTCGCGATTCGCGGGCTGATGGAAGTCTTGCGCCCAGAACTAAAAGCTTATAACATCACTACAAGCGTGGTGTATCCAAGCGATATTCAAACCGAGGTTGGGCAAACCAGCAGTAATGGCGATAGCAGCCTGAGCAATCAGCAGCCAATTAACGCCGACCGAATTGCCCAAGCGATTGTCCGTGGCATTCTCAAACGCCGCTTTATCATCACCGCCGATGCCCAAAGCTCATGGTTGGTGCGGGTTGGCAACTTGGCCGCGCCAATCTTAAACAGGTTCTTTGATCGTCCTGTGAAGCGTTCACAACAGCAACCAAAGCCCCACGAGGATAACACCCCACCAACAGGCTTGGTTTAA
- a CDS encoding LuxR C-terminal-related transcriptional regulator encodes MPILTTKCYIPVPRLNGVVRSQLLERLKARHDRRLTVVSAPAGFGKTMLVSQWIASCKQPVAWLTLDQNDNDLARFLVYLVAALQTIEPAFGLEIIQRLQAPELPSTETILFLLLNQLATIEQQSILVLDDYHWLTAKPIAEAMRLLLERLPPQLQLVVISREEPDLPLARLRARHQLTELRVADLRFTVAEAHQFLTQTMELDLLASASQILADQTEGWIAGLQLAAISIQGQQASSPLIDGFTGNHRFVLDYLLEEVLQQQPAEIQTFLLVTSLLDRMCGSLCEAVLAAAPASGVATLAYLERANLFIVPLDHERHWYRYHHLFADLLRQRLATSPLGRDLPELHRRASHWYEAYGFGIEAFRHAAAANDFAQVERLIDQQRISLHVRGTVTTLLDWLATVPKSVFEQQPSLWWRHASLMLMLGQTSGVAEKLDAAEAALQSSPDDHQTRNLIGQIAASRAILLLAQYQFAPTLAQSQRALAYLAADNVFSLTSAYWTLGFGYLAHGDRAAARQALTKSVSLAQASGSSFIRILATIGLGQLQESENQLYQAAATYQQILELAGEQPLQIIYEAYLGLARIYYQWNQLDAAERYAQQSLDLAQQYDRLIDRSIICELWLVRLQLARGVNDQATTKLGQLAQKVRQQNFSQRLPEIITTQIGVLLAQTEFQAAAELAQTIDAPLIQAKVLLAQTNAAAAMELLQPLIEQFQAKAWQDQQLHGLILQAVAQQQQGQKAQATRTLQAALAMAEPGGLIRIFIDEGPPLKQLLRELIGRGLGNAYARQILAAFAQMPLMPSTQTALIEPLSERELEVLGLIAAGLSNQAIADQLYLSLYTVKAHVRNIYGKLSVNNRTLAVAKAQELDIL; translated from the coding sequence ATGCCAATATTAACGACTAAATGCTATATTCCAGTTCCCCGTTTGAACGGTGTCGTGCGCTCGCAGTTGCTCGAACGCTTGAAAGCGCGTCATGATCGGCGTTTAACGGTGGTGTCGGCTCCGGCTGGCTTTGGCAAAACGATGCTTGTAAGCCAGTGGATTGCGAGTTGCAAGCAGCCTGTTGCTTGGCTGACACTAGATCAAAACGATAATGATCTGGCGCGATTTTTGGTGTATCTTGTCGCAGCCTTACAAACAATTGAGCCAGCATTTGGCTTAGAAATTATTCAGCGGTTACAAGCCCCAGAATTGCCCTCAACTGAAACTATCTTGTTCTTGCTGCTGAATCAACTGGCGACAATTGAGCAACAATCGATTTTAGTGCTTGATGATTATCATTGGCTGACGGCCAAACCAATTGCTGAGGCCATGCGCTTGCTGCTTGAACGCTTGCCTCCCCAATTGCAACTTGTCGTTATTAGCCGTGAGGAGCCAGATCTGCCCTTGGCGCGGCTCCGAGCGCGCCATCAATTAACTGAGCTGCGCGTGGCCGATTTACGCTTCACGGTCGCAGAAGCCCACCAATTTCTCACCCAAACAATGGAATTAGATCTTTTAGCATCAGCAAGCCAAATCCTTGCCGATCAAACTGAGGGCTGGATTGCGGGCTTGCAATTGGCGGCAATTTCAATCCAAGGCCAGCAAGCATCAAGCCCGCTGATCGATGGCTTTACTGGCAATCATCGGTTTGTGCTGGATTATTTGCTTGAAGAGGTATTGCAGCAACAACCTGCCGAGATCCAGACATTTTTGTTGGTTACTTCGCTGCTTGATCGGATGTGTGGCTCGTTGTGTGAGGCAGTTTTGGCTGCTGCTCCTGCTTCGGGCGTGGCAACCTTAGCCTATCTTGAACGTGCCAATCTGTTTATCGTGCCACTTGATCATGAACGGCATTGGTATCGCTATCACCATTTATTTGCCGATTTGCTACGCCAGCGTTTGGCGACTAGCCCATTAGGCCGTGATCTGCCTGAGTTGCATCGACGAGCCAGTCATTGGTACGAGGCTTATGGATTTGGGATTGAGGCTTTTCGCCATGCCGCCGCTGCCAACGATTTTGCCCAAGTAGAACGGCTGATTGATCAGCAGCGGATTTCGTTACACGTTCGCGGTACGGTCACAACCTTGCTCGATTGGTTGGCAACTGTGCCAAAAAGTGTTTTTGAGCAGCAGCCCTCGTTGTGGTGGCGGCATGCGTCGTTGATGTTGATGCTTGGCCAAACCTCCGGTGTTGCCGAAAAACTTGATGCTGCCGAAGCCGCGCTCCAAAGCTCTCCAGATGATCACCAAACGCGCAACTTAATTGGCCAGATTGCAGCATCGCGGGCAATTTTGTTGTTGGCTCAATACCAATTCGCCCCAACGCTGGCGCAATCGCAGCGAGCCTTAGCCTATTTGGCCGCTGATAATGTGTTTTCTCTGACCTCGGCCTACTGGACGTTGGGCTTTGGCTATCTGGCTCATGGCGATCGAGCGGCGGCACGCCAAGCCCTGACCAAATCTGTTAGTTTGGCCCAAGCATCGGGCAGCAGCTTTATCCGAATTTTGGCAACGATTGGTCTGGGCCAGCTGCAAGAATCGGAAAATCAACTGTATCAAGCCGCTGCAACCTATCAGCAAATTCTTGAATTGGCGGGTGAGCAACCACTACAAATTATCTACGAAGCCTACTTAGGCTTGGCGCGGATTTATTATCAATGGAATCAGCTTGATGCCGCTGAACGTTATGCCCAACAAAGCCTTGATTTAGCCCAGCAATACGACCGCCTGATTGATCGTTCGATTATTTGCGAACTTTGGCTGGTGCGCTTGCAACTGGCGCGGGGAGTCAACGATCAGGCTACGACCAAGCTGGGGCAATTGGCCCAAAAGGTGCGCCAACAGAATTTTAGCCAGCGGCTGCCAGAGATTATCACGACCCAGATTGGCGTGCTGTTGGCGCAAACAGAGTTTCAGGCCGCCGCTGAATTAGCCCAAACGATTGATGCCCCATTAATTCAGGCGAAAGTTTTGCTCGCTCAGACAAATGCGGCGGCAGCTATGGAATTACTGCAACCCTTGATCGAGCAATTTCAAGCCAAGGCTTGGCAGGATCAACAGCTGCATGGCTTGATTTTGCAGGCCGTAGCGCAGCAACAACAAGGCCAAAAAGCTCAGGCAACCCGCACATTGCAAGCGGCTTTGGCTATGGCAGAACCAGGTGGCTTGATTCGAATTTTTATTGATGAAGGGCCGCCACTGAAACAGCTATTGCGTGAGTTAATTGGGCGAGGGTTGGGTAATGCCTATGCTCGCCAAATTTTAGCTGCCTTTGCGCAAATGCCGTTGATGCCAAGCACTCAAACTGCGCTGATCGAGCCATTAAGTGAGCGCGAACTTGAGGTGTTGGGGTTGATTGCTGCTGGGCTTTCGAATCAGGCGATTGCTGATCAATTGTATCTTTCGCTGTATACGGTCAAAGCCCATGTGCGCAATATTTATGGCAAACTCAGCGTTAATAATCGCACCTTGGCGGTGGCTAAAGCCCAAGAGCTTGACATATTATAA